The genomic window GGAGTTGTGCGACGCGCGCCTGGCCGTCACACGATCGCCCGCGCCCACGTGGAGCACGGCGTCGATGACCCCGGGCAGGCGCAGCAGTTCCTCCTCCGGGGTGATCCGGCGGACGGTCCCGGAGCCCGGCAGCGGCAGCAGCAAGTCACCGGCGCAGCGGCGCTCGGTGTACCCCAGCTCCGGGCGACGGCCGAGATAGACGTCCAGCGTGGCGCCGAACACGTCGAATCCGTAGGCGTGTCCGTGGTTGGCGGTTATCTCGCAGCCCGCCAGGCGGACCCCGATCTCGCCCGCGTACACCTTGTCGCCGACGACGAAGAACTCCATGTGCACGTAGCCGTGGTCGAGTTCCATACCGGAGGCGATGCGCTGGAGCATGGCCCGCAGGTCGACGGGCGGCGCCTCGTCGGTGGGGACGCTGACGTTGGCGTTCATCGCGCCGTCGACGATGTCCAGCGGGCGGCAGGGCATCGCGCTCGGCCAGGCGTCCAGCACCTCCCCGCCGTGGATCAGCGCGCACACCTCCCACTCGACGCCCTCCAGGTGCTCCTCGACCATCCACTCCCGGGAGCGGAGATCCATACCGGACGCCAGCCCGGGGCCGGTCAGCCGGAAGGTGTCGACACAGGCGAACGAGTCCACCGGTTTGAGCACGACAGGCCAGCCGCATCGCTCGGCGAAGGCCTCGATCTCCTCGACGGACGAGACGCTCGCATACCGTGCGGTCTCCAGCCCCAGTTCCTGGAACCGCTGTTTCATCGCCGCCTTGTCACGGACCCACTTCACCTGGCGTTCCGTCAGATGCGGCAGTCCGACCAGTGAGGCGAAGCGCTGGGCCACCGCCTGACGGGGTTCGGAGGGATTGCAGAACCGGGTCGGCGGTACGGGAAGCTCCCTCGACCAGGCACGGTAGCGCGCCGCCTCGTCCTCCAGGGGTACGCCGTCGCGTACCCAGAAGGAGGGCAGATGCGCGGTCTGCCGCAGGTACTCCTCCGAGAGGTCCTTGCGGGCCTCGGCGAACCGCAGCAGCACCAGACCGCCGGCCAGGGACCGCGCCGCGTACCGGGTGAACGAGCTGGCACGGTCGTCCGCCATCAGCAGCACCGGCCGCGCCGCGCTCACACCGACTCCAGTGTCTTGCGCAGGATCCTGACCGCGTGGATCTGGTCGTTCTCCGGGAGCTCCGGCGAGAGCGGCACGCACAGGGTGCGGTCCAGCAGGTCCCTGGTCCGGGCGAACCCGTCGCGGCTGAGGGCGAGCGGCTTGTCGGGCGCCAGGTTCCAGGGGAAGCCGTCGGCGTAGAGGGAACGCCTGCTGGTGGTCACGGGATGCGCGGGCAGCAGGTACTTGTCGAGCGTCCAGTTGGCGATACCACGTTGGGTGAAGGCGGAGACTGCTGCGTCGCGCAGTGCACGGCTGTCCCAGCGGAGCCGGACGCTGGTCTTCACGTCGCCCGCCGCCCTCGGCAGCACCTTCATGTCGGCGCGGCAGGCCAGTGCTTCCACGGCGATCGCGTAGTGGCGCTCCAGTCCGCCGAGGACGTCGTCGAGGTGACGGAACTGCTGGTACTGGATCGCCGCGACCTCCTCGCTGGTGACGAGGTTCTCGCCGTAGTAGGCGTCCTGGTTCCATGTGGGATAGTGCCCGGGCACCCGCGCCGATCCATGGTCGTGGTAGCAGCGCATGGTCTCCCACGCCGCACGGTTGTCCGTGGTGAGCAGACCGCCTTCGCCGGAGGTGAGCACCTTGTTGTGGTGGAAGCTGAAAGCCCCCGCGTAGCCGCGGGTGCCGGCGTGCCGGCCGTCCGGGAAGGTGGCGCCGAGGGCCTGGGCGGCATCCTCGATGACGTAGGGGACGCCGTCCGGCAGGGGAGCGACCGTGCCCTCCATGTGCGCGACGATCACCCGCTGGGTGCCGGGCGGCAGCAGCGAGGCGTCCATCGAGAGCGAGTCGTCGACGTCGACCATGACGGGGATCAGTCCGCTGGACAGGACCGCGCCCGCGACGGCGACGAACGTGACGGCGGGGATGTGGACGAGGTCGCCGGCGCGGGGCCTGGTCGAGATCAGCGCGAGCCGCAGGGCCTCGGTGCAGTTGTGCACCGCGAGCACATGCCCGGCGCCGAGCCGCTCGGCCGCGCGCCGCTCCAGCCGGGAGGCCACGCTCTCCGTCTCCGTCTGGTACCGGAACAGCACTCCCCGCTCGATGGCGTCGCGCAACTCCTGCATGTCCGGCCAGTCCAGGTAGTTGGCGCCGTACGGAAGGAAGCGTTGACCGAGCCGCTTGTCGAGAGTCATCGCGCATCAGGCTCCGTGATCGGGTGCACCGCGTCGTCGACGACCATCTCCTCGCCCCGGTAATTGCGGAGCAGGAGGCCGTCGGGAGTGCGTGTGAAGCACGGCTGGGCGATCGGGATCTTGCCGATGCGGGTCGTCAGTACGTACTGCGGCACACCGAACCCGGTGATGTGCCCCTGAAGGCCCTCCATGATCTCCCAGCCCTTCTCGATGGAGGTCATGAAGTGGGAGACACCGGTGACGTTGTCGCAGTGGTAGAGGTAGTACGGCCGGACCCGGATGCGCAGCAACTCCGTCATCAGGGTGCGCATCGTGGCGACGTCGTCGTTGACACCGCGCAGCAGCACGGTCTGGTTGCCCACCGGAATACCGTGGCGCAGCAGCCGGTCCACCGCGCCCGCGGACTCCGGGGTGATCTCCTTGGGGTGGTTGAAGTGCGTGTTCAGCCACACCGGGTGATAGCGGGCGAGCATCTCGCACAGATCCTCGGTGATGCGCTGCGGAAGCAGGACCGGGAACCGGCTGCCGATACGGATGATCTCCACGGTGGGGATCCCCCGGAGCCCGGAGACGATCTCCTCCAGTTTGCCGTCGCGGTACGACAGCGGATCGCCGCCGGTCAGCAACACGTCCCGGATTTCCGGGTGTTCGGCGATATAGCGCAGGTCCTCGGTGAAGGACTCGCCCTCGCTGTCGCGGAAGTAGCTGCCCCCGACGTCGGTGGTGTGGAACTTCCGGGTGCAGTGGCGGCAGTAGACGGGGCACGCCTCGGTGATCAGCATGATCACCCGGTCGGGGTACTTGTGCACCACCCGGTTGGTCTTCCGGTAGAACATGTCGCCGACCGGGTCGACCTCGGCGCCCGGGAACTCGACCAGTTCGCCCAGTGCGGGGATGGCCTGCTGCCGGACGGGGCAGGTGGGGTCGTCCGGGTCCATCAGTGACGCGTAGTACGGGGTGACGCTCCAGCGGTACTTGCCCGCCGACTTCTCGATGGCCTTCTCCTCGTCGGCGGTGAGGCGAAGCCATCGCTGTGCCTTCTTGACGCTGGTGATGCGCTTGCGCATGTGCCAGCGCCAGTCGTTCCACTCCGATTCGAGGACTTCCGGTGGCCGCGACGGCCGGTCCGGCGCGCAGGGCACTGCCGCGTCCGTCACTCCGGGGGTACGGGGCATGGCGACTCCAGTTCGGCGTGTGGGTGGCGACCGGTCACAGAGGGGCGAGGGCGAGCTGCCGCAGGGTGCGGGCGACGCGCTGAGCGCCTCGCAGATCGTCGGAAGCGGTGTCGAGGGCGGCCCACGGGTCCGCGGCCCCCGCATCCCGGGGTTCCCACAGGGCGGGGGCCGGCGGGTCTGTGGCCACGGGCAGGGGCACCGACCGGGACACCCGCTCGGCCAGGTCCCTCTGAACACGGCCCAGAGGAGGCAGGAGCACGAGTGGGGCGCGCCGGGCCTGCGCAAGCGTGATCGCCCCGAGTACGGGTGAGGCGAGGAACACCTCGGCGCCGGCGTGCAGGGCGTCCACGTCCGCGTCGGCGGCCCGGTGGACACGTACGCCGTCGAGGCCGCCGAGAGCGTCGCGGATCGTGGCCGGCCGCGTGTCACAGACCACGTCGCACCCGCCTGTGCGGCGCAGCGCCTCGACGGCCAGGCGCCGCAGCAGACCGGAGGCGAACCCATCGGCCTCCTGCGCGGGCACGCCCCACACGGAGAGCAGCAGCAGACTGCCGCGGCGGGTGCGGTCGCGGGTGAGCCTGGCGGGAGCGAGGACTCCCGTGGGCCTGGCCCCCTTCGGCAGCGCCGGCCACGGGCCGGGCAGCCAGCGCGGCCGGTGCACGCGGTACACCGCACCGTCCGGAGGGGCAGCGGCGCGGGACGGCGTCCCGGAGCACAGATGGACCACCGGTACGCCCCGGGCGAGCAGCCGCCGGGCGGCCGGTTCGTCGTCGCAGACCAGGGCGGCGTCAGGCGGCGTACTTCCTTCGCCGTCCGCCTCGCCGGTCCAGGAAGGATCCAGCTCGGTCAGATGGGCGGCGACCCGGCGCCGGGCGAGCAGGGAATCCACCTCCTCGTCCCGTGACACCAGCAGGACGCGGCGCCGGGCCGGTGCGGGACCGGAAGGTGCCGGGGCGCCCGGACGGTCGTACGCGTCCGGATTCAGTACTGCCACGGCGCCACCGTCCCGAGCCGGGCGATGTCGTCGCTGTAGCCGGCGGCCGTCGTGGAACAGCCGCCGCACAGCTCAGGGCCGCGCTCGCGGAAGAAGTCCGCGTGGGCCCGGAAGACCGGGGTGTCCAGGTGGATGACGCCGTTCTCGCGCAGCGGGGCGCCGCCGAGTGACCCCTCGTCGAGGTCGTCCTCCTCGCGGTGCGGGAGACAACTGCATGCGTAGACACGGCCGTACTTGCCGTCGATGTAGACCACGTCGTCGACGACATGGCACAGCGGCCGGGAAGCCCGCGGGGTCTGGGACTCGGTGAAGTAACGCTCCCGCTCCTCGGGGGTGTCTCCGTAGAAGCGTTTGCCGAGAGGGACGAGGACGCTGCCGGGGTCGGCGTCGTAGACCGGGTCGCAGACCGCGCGGACGTGCTCGGGGTCCGGGTATGTGATGGAGCGGTCCAGCTTCAGGGCGGACAGCTCCCACTGCAGGACCCCGGCCTGGGTCAGCACCTTCTGCAGCTCGGGCATCTCGGTGTAGTTGTGGGGCCCGACGACCGTGTTGACGCGGGGAAGGACGCCGAGTGCCGCCGCGTCCCGCAGACCTCGGAGGCCGTTGGCGAACATGCCGGGGGAGCGCCGGTAGACGTCGTGGGTCGCGGCGGAACCGCCGTCGAGGCTCACGATGACCTGGGCCAGTCCCGCCTCGGCCAGCCGCTCGGCCATCCTCGGCAGCAGCATGCCGTTGGTGATGACCGACATCTTCATGCCGGCGGCCGTGCCCGCGCGGACCAGCTCGACGACGTGCTGGTGCATGAGGGGCTCGCCGCCGGTGAACCGTACGTAGCCGACACCGGCGGCGCGGGCCTTGGGCATCAGGTCGGTGAAGTCCTTCAGCGAGAAGCGGAACGTGTCGCGGGAGAGCGCGAACTCGCACATGAAGCAGTCCGCGTTGCAGGCTTCCAGGATCCGGATGAAGAGATACCGCTGACGCTCACTCATGAGAGGTGATACCTCCTTGCGGTCGCGGGGGTTCAGGGCACGGTGAGCGTGCGGGCGCAGGGCCCGGGCGCGGGCGACTCCGGTTCGAAGACGTCCGACACGACGCCGGACAGGACGCCGGACAGGGCGTCGGCCACCTGAGCAGCGCCATCGGTGCCGACGACCGAGGCGAGTCCGCCCCAGCCGGAAGCCTCGGCGGCACGCCGCAGCGCGGCCAGCACCTCATCGCGTACGGCGTCGGCCGTGCCCCATGCGTCGGCTGCCGCCGCTATCCCGCCGTAGATGACACGCAGTGCGGCGTCCTCGCCTCGTGAACGCCGGGCCAGGGCCTCGTCCTCGGAGAAGACCGACGCCGGCCACATGACCCTGACGTCGGCGGCCACGGCCTCGCTGTGGAACCGCCCGTTGAAGATCTGGCTGAGGTTCTGCGGTGGCAGGCAGACCGTGGGCACGGAGAGGCTGTCCGCCTCCAGCAGGGTGGTGAGGCCGGGGGAGGTGAGCAGGACGTCGCAGGCAGCCAGCTGCTGGAGGAAGGCGTGGTGGGACAGCGGACCCGCCGTGACGCGCAGGGATCCGTCGGTCCGGCGGAAGACCCGTTCCACCATGCCGGCCGGGAGATTGCCCGCCACATGGGCCTCGCGGACCCCGTACGCGGCGAGCGCTTCGATCACCGCCGGTACGACGATCCCGGGGTAGCACGTCCAGTCGGTGAGGCGAGGTGCCTGAAGGCCGCCCAGGCTGACCAGAGCACGGCGGAACGGTCCCCCACCTGCCGGGCGCGGCTCGGTGGCTTCGGGCCGTGTGCCGACGATGGCCTCGACCCATCGCAGCCGCCGGACGGAGTCGAGTACGCCCACGCACTCCTCGGGCAACTCGACGCACTCCTGCGCGCAGTAGACCGAGACCTCCAGCGGGAGATCCGCCCGGTCCCCCTCGGTCCACAGGAACGGCAGGCTGTCCACGAACACGGTGGGCACCCCGGCGGCCTCCAGGGCCATGGCGGCGTGACCGTCCAGGACGACGACGGCGGCGTCGACGCGCTCCGCGCGGACCACGTGGGCGATGCTCTCGCGGAGCTCGCCGTGCGTCGGCGGCCCCGTCGGCAGGTCGTACCAGCGGTCGATGCCGTGCTCGGCCAGCAGCGGCCGGCCGAGCGCGGAACCGAGCCCCACGAACCGCAGCGGCCTGCCTTGGCGCGTGCGCAGAGCGGCGAGCACGGCGCTGAGCTTGCCCGAACTGCCCCAGCCGAACTCGGCGCAGGCGACAGCGACGGTGGCCGGTGCTCCGGCGCCGGTGCGGGCCGTGGCGGTCCTCGCGGCGGTGGTGGCGTCGTCCTGATCGGCAGTGCCGTCATGTTCGGCTGATGGGGGTAATCCATGCATCGTCTCTGATCACTCCACTACCGGTGCTCGATACGGCGCTGTCGGGTGCGCGGGGAGACATCTCACCTCGGGTCGAGTGGAGGCCTCC from Streptomyces formicae includes these protein-coding regions:
- a CDS encoding ATP-grasp domain-containing protein encodes the protein MSAARPVLLMADDRASSFTRYAARSLAGGLVLLRFAEARKDLSEEYLRQTAHLPSFWVRDGVPLEDEAARYRAWSRELPVPPTRFCNPSEPRQAVAQRFASLVGLPHLTERQVKWVRDKAAMKQRFQELGLETARYASVSSVEEIEAFAERCGWPVVLKPVDSFACVDTFRLTGPGLASGMDLRSREWMVEEHLEGVEWEVCALIHGGEVLDAWPSAMPCRPLDIVDGAMNANVSVPTDEAPPVDLRAMLQRIASGMELDHGYVHMEFFVVGDKVYAGEIGVRLAGCEITANHGHAYGFDVFGATLDVYLGRRPELGYTERRCAGDLLLPLPGSGTVRRITPEEELLRLPGVIDAVLHVGAGDRVTARRASHNSSGYVHVTGASVKEVETRMRGVLDAFAIEVTSPEREDEAAGR
- the blsE gene encoding cytosylglucuronate decarboxylase, whose product is MSERQRYLFIRILEACNADCFMCEFALSRDTFRFSLKDFTDLMPKARAAGVGYVRFTGGEPLMHQHVVELVRAGTAAGMKMSVITNGMLLPRMAERLAEAGLAQVIVSLDGGSAATHDVYRRSPGMFANGLRGLRDAAALGVLPRVNTVVGPHNYTEMPELQKVLTQAGVLQWELSALKLDRSITYPDPEHVRAVCDPVYDADPGSVLVPLGKRFYGDTPEERERYFTESQTPRASRPLCHVVDDVVYIDGKYGRVYACSCLPHREEDDLDEGSLGGAPLRENGVIHLDTPVFRAHADFFRERGPELCGGCSTTAAGYSDDIARLGTVAPWQY
- the blsG gene encoding arginine 2,3-aminomutase — encoded protein: MPRTPGVTDAAVPCAPDRPSRPPEVLESEWNDWRWHMRKRITSVKKAQRWLRLTADEEKAIEKSAGKYRWSVTPYYASLMDPDDPTCPVRQQAIPALGELVEFPGAEVDPVGDMFYRKTNRVVHKYPDRVIMLITEACPVYCRHCTRKFHTTDVGGSYFRDSEGESFTEDLRYIAEHPEIRDVLLTGGDPLSYRDGKLEEIVSGLRGIPTVEIIRIGSRFPVLLPQRITEDLCEMLARYHPVWLNTHFNHPKEITPESAGAVDRLLRHGIPVGNQTVLLRGVNDDVATMRTLMTELLRIRVRPYYLYHCDNVTGVSHFMTSIEKGWEIMEGLQGHITGFGVPQYVLTTRIGKIPIAQPCFTRTPDGLLLRNYRGEEMVVDDAVHPITEPDAR
- the blsF gene encoding CGA synthase-related protein — its product is MAVLNPDAYDRPGAPAPSGPAPARRRVLLVSRDEEVDSLLARRRVAAHLTELDPSWTGEADGEGSTPPDAALVCDDEPAARRLLARGVPVVHLCSGTPSRAAAPPDGAVYRVHRPRWLPGPWPALPKGARPTGVLAPARLTRDRTRRGSLLLLSVWGVPAQEADGFASGLLRRLAVEALRRTGGCDVVCDTRPATIRDALGGLDGVRVHRAADADVDALHAGAEVFLASPVLGAITLAQARRAPLVLLPPLGRVQRDLAERVSRSVPLPVATDPPAPALWEPRDAGAADPWAALDTASDDLRGAQRVARTLRQLALAPL
- a CDS encoding DegT/DnrJ/EryC1/StrS family aminotransferase, yielding MTLDKRLGQRFLPYGANYLDWPDMQELRDAIERGVLFRYQTETESVASRLERRAAERLGAGHVLAVHNCTEALRLALISTRPRAGDLVHIPAVTFVAVAGAVLSSGLIPVMVDVDDSLSMDASLLPPGTQRVIVAHMEGTVAPLPDGVPYVIEDAAQALGATFPDGRHAGTRGYAGAFSFHHNKVLTSGEGGLLTTDNRAAWETMRCYHDHGSARVPGHYPTWNQDAYYGENLVTSEEVAAIQYQQFRHLDDVLGGLERHYAIAVEALACRADMKVLPRAAGDVKTSVRLRWDSRALRDAAVSAFTQRGIANWTLDKYLLPAHPVTTSRRSLYADGFPWNLAPDKPLALSRDGFARTRDLLDRTLCVPLSPELPENDQIHAVRILRKTLESV
- a CDS encoding hydroxymethylcytosylglucuronate/cytosylglucuronate synthase, whose product is MHGLPPSAEHDGTADQDDATTAARTATARTGAGAPATVAVACAEFGWGSSGKLSAVLAALRTRQGRPLRFVGLGSALGRPLLAEHGIDRWYDLPTGPPTHGELRESIAHVVRAERVDAAVVVLDGHAAMALEAAGVPTVFVDSLPFLWTEGDRADLPLEVSVYCAQECVELPEECVGVLDSVRRLRWVEAIVGTRPEATEPRPAGGGPFRRALVSLGGLQAPRLTDWTCYPGIVVPAVIEALAAYGVREAHVAGNLPAGMVERVFRRTDGSLRVTAGPLSHHAFLQQLAACDVLLTSPGLTTLLEADSLSVPTVCLPPQNLSQIFNGRFHSEAVAADVRVMWPASVFSEDEALARRSRGEDAALRVIYGGIAAAADAWGTADAVRDEVLAALRRAAEASGWGGLASVVGTDGAAQVADALSGVLSGVVSDVFEPESPAPGPCARTLTVP